In the Paralichthys olivaceus isolate ysfri-2021 chromosome 17, ASM2471397v2, whole genome shotgun sequence genome, one interval contains:
- the pcyt1ba gene encoding choline-phosphate cytidylyltransferase B isoform X2: MSYVLHWVQHCRQRVCCGHSGRSSSVAGEQLTRPDWDRRTAAAPLHFGIEPQTGSRVGLSHEPDGESKEVNAGVSNTVWCWDRMVKQRRVRAHSGCAAVAPLCCRRGPLKTLTEPAIFAREASCDCRAPHEKLTIAQARRGTPVDRPVRVYADGIFDLFHSGHARALMQAKNLFPNTYLIVGVCSDELTHKYKGFTVMTEHERYEALRHCRYVDEVLRDAPWTLTPEFLEKHKIDFVAHDDIPYSSAGSEDVYKHIKEAGMFVPTQRTEGISTSDIITRIVRDYDVYARRNLQRGYTAKELNVSYINEKKYRLQNQVDRMKEKVRTVEEKSKHFVYRVEEKSHDLIQKWEEKSREFIGNFLELFGPDGTWVFQERSGRMLSYALSPRESPCNSPPRELSPLRSPSPPSPPARWHSARPSPPTSPKGASAYISSMSEGDEDEK; this comes from the exons ATGAGTTATGTCCTCCACTGGGTGCAGCACTGTAGACAGAGGGTCTGCTGTGGCCACAGTGGTCGCAGCTCATCAGTTGCTGGTGAGCAGCTGACCAGACCGGACTGGGACAGACGGACCGCAGCCGCTCCGCTGCACTTTGGAATTGAACCCCAGACGGGCTCCAGGGTCGGACTCTCACACGAACCAGACGGAGAAAGCAAAGAGGTCAACGCTGGTGTTTCTAACACTGTCTGGTGTTGGGACAGGATGGTGAAGCAGCGACGCGTCAGAGCGCATTCCGGCTGCGCAGCTGTTGCGCCTCTTTGTTGCAGAAGGGGACCACTGAAG ACGCTGACGGAGCCGGCCATCTTCGCCAGGGAGGCCAGTTGTGACTGTCGCGCCCCTCATGAGAAACTCACCATTGCTCAGGCCCGCAGAGGGACCCCAG TGGACCGGCCAGTCAGAGTTTACGCAGACGGCATCTTTGACCTGTTCCACTCTGGACACGCTCGTGCTCTCATGCAGGCCAAGAACCTCTTCCCCAATACTTACCTTATAGTAGGAG TGTGCAGTGATGAGCTGACCCATAAGTACAAGGGTTTCACCGTCATGACGGAGCACGAACGATATGAAGCGCTGAGACACTGCCGCTACGTCGACGAGGTTTTGAGAGACGCACCCTGGACTCTCACACCCGAGTTCCTGGAGAAACACAAG ATCGATTTTGTGGCTCATGATGATATCCCATACTCCTCAGCAGGAAGTGAGGATGTTTATAAACACATCAAGGAGGCAG GGATGTTCGTGCcgacacagaggacagagggaatCTCAACATCTGACATAATCACCAGGATTGTCAGAGACTATGACGTCTACGCCCGACGGAACCTCCAACGTGGCTACACGGCCAAGGAGCTCAACGTCAGCTACATCAAC GAGAAAAAGTACCGACTGCAGAACCAGGTGGATCGTATGAAGGAGAAGGTTCGCACCGTTGAGGAGAAGAGCAAACACTTTGTTTACCGTGTGGAGGAGAAGAGTCACGACCTCATCCAGAAGTGGGAGGAGAAATCCAGGGAATTCATAGGCAACTTCTTAGAACTTTTTGGACCAGATGGAACTTGG GTGTTCCAGGAACGCAGTGGTCGAATGCTGTCCTACGCTCTGTCCCCCAGGGAGTCACCCTGCAACAGCCCTCCTCGTGAACTGTCCCCCCTTCGCTCTCCCTCGCCCCCGTCTCCCCCCGCACGCTGGCACAGCGCACGGCCCTCGCCCCCGACCTCCCCGAAAGGAGCTTCGGCGTATATAAGCAGCATGAgtgaaggtgatgaagatgagaagtAG
- the pcyt1ba gene encoding choline-phosphate cytidylyltransferase B isoform X1: protein MSYVLHWVQHCRQRVCCGHSGRSSSVAGEQLTRPDWDRRTAAAPLHFGIEPQTGSRVGLSHEPDGESKEVNAGVSNTVWCWDRMVKQRRVRAHSGCAAVAPLCCRRGPLKTLTEPAIFAREASCDCRAPHEKLTIAQARRGTPVDRPVRVYADGIFDLFHSGHARALMQAKNLFPNTYLIVGVCSDELTHKYKGFTVMTEHERYEALRHCRYVDEVLRDAPWTLTPEFLEKHKIDFVAHDDIPYSSAGSEDVYKHIKEAGMFVPTQRTEGISTSDIITRIVRDYDVYARRNLQRGYTAKELNVSYINEKKYRLQNQVDRMKEKVRTVEEKSKHFVYRVEEKSHDLIQKWEEKSREFIGNFLELFGPDGTWKQVFQERSGRMLSYALSPRESPCNSPPRELSPLRSPSPPSPPARWHSARPSPPTSPKGASAYISSMSEGDEDEK, encoded by the exons ATGAGTTATGTCCTCCACTGGGTGCAGCACTGTAGACAGAGGGTCTGCTGTGGCCACAGTGGTCGCAGCTCATCAGTTGCTGGTGAGCAGCTGACCAGACCGGACTGGGACAGACGGACCGCAGCCGCTCCGCTGCACTTTGGAATTGAACCCCAGACGGGCTCCAGGGTCGGACTCTCACACGAACCAGACGGAGAAAGCAAAGAGGTCAACGCTGGTGTTTCTAACACTGTCTGGTGTTGGGACAGGATGGTGAAGCAGCGACGCGTCAGAGCGCATTCCGGCTGCGCAGCTGTTGCGCCTCTTTGTTGCAGAAGGGGACCACTGAAG ACGCTGACGGAGCCGGCCATCTTCGCCAGGGAGGCCAGTTGTGACTGTCGCGCCCCTCATGAGAAACTCACCATTGCTCAGGCCCGCAGAGGGACCCCAG TGGACCGGCCAGTCAGAGTTTACGCAGACGGCATCTTTGACCTGTTCCACTCTGGACACGCTCGTGCTCTCATGCAGGCCAAGAACCTCTTCCCCAATACTTACCTTATAGTAGGAG TGTGCAGTGATGAGCTGACCCATAAGTACAAGGGTTTCACCGTCATGACGGAGCACGAACGATATGAAGCGCTGAGACACTGCCGCTACGTCGACGAGGTTTTGAGAGACGCACCCTGGACTCTCACACCCGAGTTCCTGGAGAAACACAAG ATCGATTTTGTGGCTCATGATGATATCCCATACTCCTCAGCAGGAAGTGAGGATGTTTATAAACACATCAAGGAGGCAG GGATGTTCGTGCcgacacagaggacagagggaatCTCAACATCTGACATAATCACCAGGATTGTCAGAGACTATGACGTCTACGCCCGACGGAACCTCCAACGTGGCTACACGGCCAAGGAGCTCAACGTCAGCTACATCAAC GAGAAAAAGTACCGACTGCAGAACCAGGTGGATCGTATGAAGGAGAAGGTTCGCACCGTTGAGGAGAAGAGCAAACACTTTGTTTACCGTGTGGAGGAGAAGAGTCACGACCTCATCCAGAAGTGGGAGGAGAAATCCAGGGAATTCATAGGCAACTTCTTAGAACTTTTTGGACCAGATGGAACTTGG AAACAGGTGTTCCAGGAACGCAGTGGTCGAATGCTGTCCTACGCTCTGTCCCCCAGGGAGTCACCCTGCAACAGCCCTCCTCGTGAACTGTCCCCCCTTCGCTCTCCCTCGCCCCCGTCTCCCCCCGCACGCTGGCACAGCGCACGGCCCTCGCCCCCGACCTCCCCGAAAGGAGCTTCGGCGTATATAAGCAGCATGAgtgaaggtgatgaagatgagaagtAG
- the pcyt1ba gene encoding choline-phosphate cytidylyltransferase B isoform X3 gives MEELEHTCPHPRTTLTEPAIFAREASCDCRAPHEKLTIAQARRGTPVDRPVRVYADGIFDLFHSGHARALMQAKNLFPNTYLIVGVCSDELTHKYKGFTVMTEHERYEALRHCRYVDEVLRDAPWTLTPEFLEKHKIDFVAHDDIPYSSAGSEDVYKHIKEAGMFVPTQRTEGISTSDIITRIVRDYDVYARRNLQRGYTAKELNVSYINEKKYRLQNQVDRMKEKVRTVEEKSKHFVYRVEEKSHDLIQKWEEKSREFIGNFLELFGPDGTWKQVFQERSGRMLSYALSPRESPCNSPPRELSPLRSPSPPSPPARWHSARPSPPTSPKGASAYISSMSEGDEDEK, from the exons ATGGAGGAGCTCGAGCACACCTGCCCCCATCCTCGGACG ACGCTGACGGAGCCGGCCATCTTCGCCAGGGAGGCCAGTTGTGACTGTCGCGCCCCTCATGAGAAACTCACCATTGCTCAGGCCCGCAGAGGGACCCCAG TGGACCGGCCAGTCAGAGTTTACGCAGACGGCATCTTTGACCTGTTCCACTCTGGACACGCTCGTGCTCTCATGCAGGCCAAGAACCTCTTCCCCAATACTTACCTTATAGTAGGAG TGTGCAGTGATGAGCTGACCCATAAGTACAAGGGTTTCACCGTCATGACGGAGCACGAACGATATGAAGCGCTGAGACACTGCCGCTACGTCGACGAGGTTTTGAGAGACGCACCCTGGACTCTCACACCCGAGTTCCTGGAGAAACACAAG ATCGATTTTGTGGCTCATGATGATATCCCATACTCCTCAGCAGGAAGTGAGGATGTTTATAAACACATCAAGGAGGCAG GGATGTTCGTGCcgacacagaggacagagggaatCTCAACATCTGACATAATCACCAGGATTGTCAGAGACTATGACGTCTACGCCCGACGGAACCTCCAACGTGGCTACACGGCCAAGGAGCTCAACGTCAGCTACATCAAC GAGAAAAAGTACCGACTGCAGAACCAGGTGGATCGTATGAAGGAGAAGGTTCGCACCGTTGAGGAGAAGAGCAAACACTTTGTTTACCGTGTGGAGGAGAAGAGTCACGACCTCATCCAGAAGTGGGAGGAGAAATCCAGGGAATTCATAGGCAACTTCTTAGAACTTTTTGGACCAGATGGAACTTGG AAACAGGTGTTCCAGGAACGCAGTGGTCGAATGCTGTCCTACGCTCTGTCCCCCAGGGAGTCACCCTGCAACAGCCCTCCTCGTGAACTGTCCCCCCTTCGCTCTCCCTCGCCCCCGTCTCCCCCCGCACGCTGGCACAGCGCACGGCCCTCGCCCCCGACCTCCCCGAAAGGAGCTTCGGCGTATATAAGCAGCATGAgtgaaggtgatgaagatgagaagtAG